From Linepithema humile isolate Giens D197 chromosome 8, Lhum_UNIL_v1.0, whole genome shotgun sequence, one genomic window encodes:
- the LOC105673729 gene encoding nose resistant to fluoxetine protein 6-like — translation MLKHTIVYIGVLLLSTISCSLAEQSHVTPKQCLIRTTSNTQICSNQTNWNKITKNGKYHKWHMKSINFINSPLLPIIFAQSEYLPHGQCKEDVLRFLNELQRGTLWAAQMYDASSKYPSGILYGHTRHLGNFDECYNLQVDRKRKDTLAGKITGKYCLVDLLYEKKHTLMNSKKSVMFDFDPNESVWEAIKEKGNFLRIRRYHLQLALCVPSSCKAKDVEMALKTSQQINTYNYIKIHIAVQSRFCQTIEEGPRFTAAAKIYCTILLGWLSFIIGSTWYDVKVINEKEHISTFQNVILHFSVRRNLKSIFQIDNSHPELKSLYIVRFASSMFVLYLHYVMRYFFTPTINLENFEKKFSEPISMLYMNGSIITDIFFTLAGLLFVHSLLRTLDKKKRFNFINNVLSRYLRLTPLYAIILFFFVWIFPLLDSGPFWKREVEEEAAKCAANWWANLLYIHNYVKPLELCMYHTWHLSVDFQLFILSHFVIYMFWRMPRKIGYLFLGTLTIVGSIIPFIATYLYNVSPIFRVTPVIHNVQEVSYFKTYYIKTHFRFSAYLIGIITGAILYDHKQIKWQVPKFWSHVLILPLPVTVYIAFQLWSYKFFIPYGDTSILEDALYAFFYRLLPSLCLSLTIILLSVGSHIECYTSVIEIISRWVQVLSRLTYGVFLVSEIIHIFHTGRMRTARQFSYYDLGWEIVPDAIYAFAISLVLTVCVEEPFRKLAKQIFPN, via the exons ATGCTTAAACACACGATCGTTTACATTGGCGTATTATTGTTATCGACGATATCGTGCAGTTTGGCTGAACAGAGTCATGTCACACCGAAACAATGTCTAATACGAACAACGTCTAATACGCAAATTTGTTCTAACCAAACGAATTGGAacaaaatcacaaaaaatGGCAAATATCATAAATGGCATAtgaaatcaatcaattttataaattcaccGCTGTTACCTATAATCTTCGCTCAATCGGAATACTTGCCACATGGACAATGTAAAGAAGATGTGCTACGATTTTTAAACGAATTACAACGTGGTACACTATGGGCTGCGCAAA tgTATGACGCTTCATCAAAGTATCCGAGTGGCATATTGTACGGTCATACAAGACATTTGGGTAACTTTGACGAATGTTACAATTTGCAAGttgacagaaaaagaaaagatacatTGGCCGGCAAAATCACTGGGAAATACTGTTTAGTCGATCTTctgtatgaaaaaaaacatacattaaTGAATTCCAAGAAATCAGTCATGTTCGACTTTGATCCGAACGAATCTGTTTGGGAAGCGATAAAg GAAAAAGGAAACTTTCTTCGTATTCGTCGATATCACTTACAATTAGCTCTGTGTGTACCATCCAGCTGCAAGGCGAAAGACGTAGAAATGGCTTTAAAAACATCTCAACAAATCAATACATAtaactatattaaaattcacaTCGCTGTCCAATCAAGATTTTGTCAAACGATTGAAGAAGGGCCAAGATTTACTGCTGCTGCAAAAATATACTG cACCATACTATTGGGTTGGCTGAGTTTTATAATCGGCAGTACTTGGTATGATGTTAAAGTGATTAACGAGAAAGAGCATATATCAACATTCCAAAATGTGATACTTCATTTCTCAGTTCGAAGAAATTTGAAGAGTATTTTTCAGATAGATAACTCGCATCCGGAATTAAAGAGCTTGTACATTGTACGATTCGCCTCATCGATGTTTGTATTGTATCTACATTACGTAATGCGCTACTTTTTCACTCCAACAATTAATTTGGAGAATTTTGAAAAg aaattctcTGAACCGATATCTATGCTTTATATGAATGGAAGTATTATAACAGATATATTCTTTACACTAGCCGGTCTGTTATTCGTGCATAGTTTGTTAAGGactttagataaaaaaaagcgattcaattttatcaataatgttTTATCCAGATATTTAAG ATTAACTCCACTCTACGCTATAATTCTGTTCTTTTTCGTTTGGATCTTTCCGCTTCTTGATTCGGGACCTTTTTGGAAACGAGAAGTTGAAGAAGAAGCTGCAAAATGTGCCGCTAATTGGTGGGCAAATCTGTTATACAtccataattatgtaaaaccaTTAGAATTG TGTATGTACCATACATGGCATTTGTCTGTCGATTTTCAATTGTTCATTTTGAGTCACTTTGTGATCTACATGTTTTGGCGTATGCCACGCAAAATTGGATATCTTTTTCTCGGAACGCTCACAATCGTCGGCAGTATTATACCATTTATTGCAACATACTTGTATAATGTATCGCCAATCTTTCGTGTCACACCAGT GATCCATAATGTACAAGAAGTATCGTATTTTAAGACGTATTACATAAAAACGCATTTTCGCTTTTCTGCATATCTTATTGGGATAATCACAGGTGCAATACTTTACGAccataaacaaataaaatggcAAGTGCCGAAG TTTTGGTCGCATGTGTTAATTCTACCATTGCCTGTGACTGTGTACATCGCATTTCAATTATGGTCGTACAAATTCTTCATACCGTATGGCGACACATCAATTTTGGAAGACGCgctttatgcatttttttacagattattacCTTCACTGTGCCTCTCTCTTACAATAATTCTACTATCTGTCGGCAGTCATATAG AGTGTTACACTTCGGTTATTGAGATTATCTCACGTTGGGTGCAAGTATTGTCACGTTTGACTTATGGAGTTTTTCTCGTCAGTGAGataattcacatttttcaCACTGGACGAATGAGAACCGCTAgacaattttcatattatgaTTTG gGTTGGGAAATTGTTCCAGATGCCATTTATGCTTTTGCAATTTCGTTAGTCCTTACAGTATGCGTCGAAGAACCATTCAGAAAATTAGCAAAACAAATCTTCCCAAATTAA
- the LOC105673730 gene encoding nose resistant to fluoxetine protein 6-like, producing MFYMNGSIITDIFFTLAGLLLAHSLLRTLDKKKRFNFINNVLSRYLRLTPPYAVILFFFVWIFPLLDSGPFWKREVEEEAAKCAANWWANLLYIHNYVKPLELCMYHTWHLSVDFQLFILSHFVIYMFWRMPRKIGYLFLGTLTIVGSIIPFIATYLYNVSPIFRITPVIHNVQEVSYFKTYYIKTHFRFSAYFIGIITGAILHDVNKQIKWQVPKFWSHVLILPFPVTVYIAFQLWSYKFFIPYGDTSILEDALYAFFYRLLPSLCLSFTIILLSVGSHIECYTSVIEIISRWVQVLSRLTYGVFLVSEIIHIFHTGRVRTARQFSYYDLTWEIVPDAIYAFAISLVLTVCVEEPFRKLAKQIFPN from the exons ATGTTTTATATGAATGGAAGTATTATAACAGATATATTCTTTACACTAGCCGGTCTGTTACTCGCGCATAGTTTGTTAAGGactttagataaaaaaaagcgattcaattttatcaataatgttTTATCCAGATATTTAAG ATTAACTCCACCCTACGCTGTAATTCTGTTCTTTTTTGTTTGGATCTTTCCGCTTCTTGATTCGGGACCTTTTTGGAAACGAGAAGTTGAAGAAGAAGCTGCAAAATGTGCCGCTAATTGGTGGGCAAATCTGTTATACAtccataattatgtaaaaccaTTAGAATTG TGTATGTACCATACATGGCATTTGTCTGTCGATTTTCAATTGTTCATTTTGAGTCACTTTGTGATCTACATGTTTTGGCGTATGCCACGCAAAATTGGATATCTTTTTCTCGGAACGCTCACAATCGTCGGCAGTATTATACCATTTATTGCAACATACTTGTATAATGTATCGCCAATCTTTCGTATTACACCAGT GATCCATAATGTACAAGAAGTATCGTATTTTAAgacatattacataaaaacgCATTTTCGCTTCTCTGCATATTTTATTGGGATAATCACAGGTGCAATACTTCACGAcgtaaataaacaaataaaatggcAAGTGCCGAAG TTTTGGTCGCATGTGTTAATTCTACCATTTCCTGTGACTGTGTACATCGCATTTCAATTATGGTCGTACAAATTCTTCATACCGTATGGCGACACATCAATTTTGGAAGACGCGCTTTAcgcatttttttacagattattacCTTCACTGTGCCtttcttttacaataattctaCTATCCGTCGGCAGTCATATAG AGTGTTACACTTCGGTTATTGAGATTATCTCACGTTGGGTGCAAGTATTGTCACGTTTGACTTATGGAGTTTTTCTCGTCAGTGAGataattcacatttttcaCACTGGACGAGTGAGAACCGCTAgacaattttcatattatgaTTTG acATGGGAAATTGTTCCAGATGCTATTTATGCTTTTGCAATTTCGTTAGTCCTTACAGTATGCGTCGAAGAACCATTCAGAAAATtagcaaaacaaattttcccaaattaa
- the LOC105673802 gene encoding mitochondrial inner membrane protein OXA1L has product MLTRISTIVCRQGLLKTNMISQKAVTHRHIHLVTQVNRTPRSNSLLNLYKHYRVTGISLVRYASTNEIPSQSSPYDEIPDPPAPLQEIVENVVTMHPNGEATFESLGLGGYGPVGLIQNFLEFMHISCDIPWWGAIVVGTVCARTIIFPLVIMSQKNAIKFSNHMPVIQELQRKMTDARYSGDPLESAKAAGELMNYMKKNGVSAVKNIMMPLIQAPIFCSFFFALRSMTNLPLDSLKQGGFWWLTDLTIPDPYYIMPIITSVTMYITIELATDGVNLQMMGVMRYVVRVMPFILLPFMINFPGAILTYWVSTNFISLIQTGVLKIPYVRKALKMPVLVRHKPVPSVSKKNFIEEFKESWTNMKISRQLSERERADAVQFNSAGKGPLVKTFKYDPIKQKKQSTVLTKGR; this is encoded by the exons atgttgacACGAATATCCACGATCGTTTGCCGGCAAGGgctattaaaaacaaatatgatatcacag AAAGCAGTTACACACAGGCATATTCATTTAGTCACTCAAGTAAACAGGACTCCCAGAAGCAATTCCTTGCTGAATTTATACAAACACTACAGAGTTACAGGAATCTCTTTGGTTCGTTACGCCAGCACAAACGAAATACCATCACAAAGCAGTCCATATGATGAAATACCAG atcCACCAGCACCATTACAGGAGATAGTGGAAAATGTTGTGACAATGCATCCAAACGGAGAAGCAACTTTTGAGAGCTTAGGTCTTGGTGGTTATGGTCCAGTCGGACTTATACAGAATTTTCTAGAATTTATGCATATAAGTTGTGATATACCATGGTGGGGAGCAATTGTCGTCg GTACTGTTTGTGCAAGGACTATTATATTCCCGTTGGTAATAATGTCACAAAAGAATGCGATCAAATTCAGTAACCACATGCCTGTGATACAAGAGCTGCAAAGGAAAATGACGGACGCTAGATATTCCGGTGATCCACTCGAAA GTGCAAAGGCAGCGGGTGAGTTGATGAATTACATGAAGAAAAACGGAGTTAGTGCCGTGAAGAATATTATGATGCCATTAATCCAG GCGCCGATTTTCTGCTCCTTCTTCTTCGCCCTGAGAAGTATGACAAATTTACCTCTGGACAGTTTGAAACAGGGCGGCTTTTGGTGGTTGACGGATCTCACTATACCTGATCCTTATTATATAATGCCTATAATTACTAGTGTGACAATGTATATCACAATCGAGCTCGCCACAGATGGTGTTAATCTCCAAATGATGGGCGTGATGCGATACGTCGTACGAGTTATGCCCTTCATCCTATTGCCGTTCATGATAAACTTCCCTGGT gCTATTTTGACGTATTGGGTGTCAACGAATTTCATTTCCCTGATACAAACTGGCGTATTAAAGATTCCATATGTAAGAAAAGCTCTGAAAATGCCCGTCCTCGTAAGACACAAGCCTGTACCGTCagttagtaaaaaaaattttatcgaagaaTTCAAAGAAT CTTGGACAAACATGAAGATATCAAGGCAGTTATCTGAGAGAGAACGAGCGGATGCAGTGCAATTTAACAGCGCTGGTAAAGGTCCCTTAgtgaaaacatttaaatatgatccgataaaacaaaaaaaacaatcgACTGTTCTCACGAAAGGTAGATAA
- the LOC137001477 gene encoding uncharacterized protein — translation MFKHTIVYIGVLLLSTISCSLAEQSYVTSKQCLIRTTSNTKICSNQTNWNKITKNGKYHKWHMKSINFINSPLLPIIFAQSEYLPHGQCKEDVLRFLNELQRGTLWAAQMYDASSKYPSGILYGHTRNLGNFDECYNLQVDIRRKNTLAGKITGKYCLVDLLYEKKHTLMNSKKSVMFDFDPNESVWEAIQEKGNFLRIRRYHLQLALCVPSSCKAKDVEMVLKKSQQINTYNDIKIHIAVQSRFCQTIEEEPRFTAAAKIYW, via the exons ATGTTTAAACACACGATCGTTTACATTGGCGTATTATTGTTGTCGACGATATCGTGCAGTTTGGCTGAACAGAGTTATGTCACATCGAAACAATGTCTAATACGAACAACGTCTAATACGAAAATTTGTTCCAACCAAACGAATTGGAacaaaatcacaaaaaatGGCAAATATCATAAATGGCATAtgaaatcaatcaattttataaattcaccGCTGTTACCTATAATCTTCGCTCAATCGGAATACTTGCCACATGGACAATGTAAAGAAGATGTGCTACGATTTTTAAACGAATTACAACGTGGTACACTATGGGCTGCGCAAA TGTATGACGCTTCATCAAAGTATCCGAGTGGCATATTGTACGGTCATACAAGAAATTTGGGTAACTTTGACGAATGTTACAATTTGCAAGTTgatattagaagaaaaaatacattggcCGGCAAAATCACTGGGAAATACTGTTTAGTCGATCTTctgtatgaaaaaaaacatacattaaTGAATTCCAAGAAATCAGTCATGTTCGACTTTGATCCGAACGAATCTGTTTGGGAAGCGATACAg gaaaaaggaaattttCTCCGTATTCGTCGATATCACTTACAATTAGCTCTGTGTGTACCATCAAGCTGCAAGGCGAAAGACGTAGaaatggttttaaaaaaatctcaacaaatcaatacatataacgatattaaaattcaCATTGCTGTCCAATCAAGATTTTGTCAAACGATTGAAGAAGAACCAAGATTTACTGCtgctgcaaaaatatattggtga
- the LOC105673800 gene encoding transcription initiation factor TFIID subunit 6, whose translation MSENESMYGTTLSQESIKVIAESIGVGNFPDEAAKDLAEEVSYRLKEIVQDAVKFMRHGKRQRMTTHDIDHALKIKNIEPTYGFFAKDHVPFRFASGGGRELHFVEEKEIDLNEVVSMAGGPTWPKLPLEITLRAHWLCIDGVQPTIPENPPPVSKDAQKLESVDPTTKLSSKNQNIGVGKPGGGGKSQKLRNVETVHVKQLATHELSVEQQLYYKEITEACVGSDEARRAEALQSLSADPGLHEMLARMCTFIAEGVRVNVVQNHLALLIYLMRMVKALLDNPSLYLEKYLHELIPSVATCIVSRQLCMRPDADNHWALRDFASRLMAQICKNFNTSTNNVQTRVTRMFSQALAKNQQTPLASLYGAIEGLCELGPEVIKALVIPKIKSISDRIESCIEGQGLSSVDKNGAGHIKTLLVKSVAPVLKTIRSPPDYVEEYKQDYGYIGPALCAAVVKARTQPAALTTTAATTTAITTNQQGSNCTGKTLVQTVASPSPGQQAGRTIMLGASRNASGTAATGGQKFVILQSRSQTPTASNINTGTTIQQTQQPQTQQQQPQQQQQSQQQQQVKLAQTNVGQQKTHLQGSTPKLVVVCMPTSSHTNTSITQQANLAAKTQSVFVTQQSVERSLSPEEEHTF comes from the exons atgagTGAAAATGAATCTATGTATGGGACAACTTTGTCTCAAGAATCTATCAAAGTTATCGCGGAAAGTATTGGCGTTGGTAATTTCCCGGATGAGGCTGCAAAGGATCTTGCAGAGGAAGTGAGTTACAGACTGAAAGAAATTGTTCAG GATGCTGTAAAATTTATGAGACATGGAAAACGCCAACGAATGACTACTCATGACATAGATCAcgcattgaaaataaaaaacattgagCCAACATATGGATTTTTTGCCAAGGACCATGTGCCGTTTCGCTTTGCATCAGGCGGCGGTAGGGAATTGCATTTTGTAGAAGAGAAGGAAATTGATCTCAACGAGGTTGTATCTATGGCTGGTGGACCAACATGGCCTAAGCTACCTCTGGAAATTACATTGCGTGCTCATTGGTTGTGTATTGATGGTGTACAGCCTACTATACCAGAAAATCCACCACCAGTATCAAAAG ATGCCCAGAAACTGGAGAGCGTCGACCCGACGACCAAGCTTTCcagcaaaaatcaaaatattggcGTTGGGAAACCGGGTGGTGGTGGAAAAAGTCAGAAGTTACGGAATGTGGAGACAGTTCATGTGAAACAGCTCGCAACACATGAGCTTAGCGTGGAACagcaattatattacaaagaaataacgGAAGCTTGCGTTGGGTCTGATGAAGCTCGCAGAGCCGAAGCTCTTCAGTCCCTCTCGGCAGATCCGGGTCTACATGAGATGCTGGCTCGTATGTGCACCTTCATCGCGGAGGGTGTGCGAGTTAATGTAGTACAAAATCATCTTGCATTGCTTATCTATCTCATGCGGATGGTTAAGGCTTTACTTGATAATCCGAGTCTCTACTTGGAGAAATAT cTTCACGAGCTGATACCATCGGTTGCGACCTGTATAGTTTCTCGACAGTTATGTATGAGACCAGACGCAGACAATCACTGGGCGTTGAGAGACTTTGCTTCGCGGCTGATGGcgcaaatatgtaaaaattttaatacctCAACGAATAACGTACAAACTAGAGTCACCCGTATGTTTAGCCAAGCATTGGCGAAGAATCAGCAG ACACCGCTAGCGTCCCTTTATGGAGCGATTGAGGGGCTTTGTGAATTAGGACCAGAGGTGATCAAAGCTTTGGTTATTCCCAAAATTAAATCCATCTCCGACCGCATTGAATCGTGCATCGAGGGGCAAGGACTATCCAGCGTGGACAAGAATGGAGCAGGACACATTAAAACTTTGCTTGTG aaatcgGTTGCTCCAGTCTTAAAGACGATACGATCGCCACCGGATTATGTGGAAGAGTACAAACAGGATTATGGATACATAGGTCCTGCGTTATGCGCTGCAGTCGTGAAAGCTCGCACACAACCGGCCGCTCTAACAACCACAGCTGCAACAACTACGGCGATAACGACAAACCAACAAGGTTCTAACTGCACAGGAAAAACGCTCGTTCAAACAG TGGCCAGTCCGAGTCCCGGGCAGCAAGCAGGTCGCACGATTATGCTTGGCGCGAGTAGAAATGCCAGCGGAACCGCCGCCACTGGCGGGCAGAAATTTGTTATTCTGCAATCGCGCTCGCAGACACCCACTGCCTCTAATATAAATACTGGTACAACAATTCAACAAACGCAGCAGCCGCAGACGCAACAGCAACAGccgcaacaacagcagcagtcgcagcagcagcaacaagtTAAATTAGCACAGACCAATGTCGGCCAGCAAAAGACGCACCTGCAAGGTTCTACACCAAAACTGGTTGTAGTATGCATGCCGACCAGTAGTCACACTAATACATCAATAACGCAG CAAGCAAATCTGGCGGCAAAAACGCAAAGTGTTTTTGTTACACAGCAGAGTGTCGAGAGATCACTCAGTCCAGAAGAAGAGCACACGTTTTAA